GAGTTCAACTGCAGTTGAAGTAAGCATGGCCTCGGGTCAGTCAGAGTTCAGTTGTTAAGTAAGTGCGACCTCGGGTCAGAGTTCAACTGCAGTTGAAGTAAGTGTGGCCTCAGGTCAGTAAGAGTTCAATTGTGGTTGAGTAAGTGCGACCTCGGGTCAGAGTTCAATTGTGGTTGAGTAAGTGCGACCTCGGGTCAGAGTTCAACAGCAGTTGAAGTAAGCGTGGCTGGGGTCAGTCAGAGTTCAATTGTGGTTAAGTAAGTCCGACCTTGGTTCAGAGTTCAACTGCAGTTTAAGTAAGCGTGGCCTGGGGTCAGTCAGAGTTCATTGGTTAAGTAAGTTCGACCTTGAGTCAGAATTCAactgcagttgaagtcaccgtgGCCTGGGATCAGTCAGAGTTCATTGGTTAAGTTCAACCTTGAGTCAGAGTTCAACTGCAGTTGAAGTAAACGTGGCCTGGGGTCAGTCAGAGTTCAATTGTGGTTAAGTAAGTGCGACCTCGGGTCAGAGTTCAACTGCAGTTGAAGTAAGCGTGGCCTGGGGTATGTCAGAGTTCAATGGTTAAGTAAGTGTGACCTCGGGTCAGAGTTCAACTGCAGTTGAAGTAAGCGTGGCCTGGGGTCATTCAGAGTTCAATGGTTAAGTAAGTTCAACCTTGAGTCAGAGTTCAACTGCAGTTGAAGTAAGCGTGGCCTGGGGTCAGTCAGAGTTCAATGGTTAAGTAAGTTCAACCTTGAGTCAGAGTTCAACTGCAGTTGAAGTAAATGTGGCCTGGGGTCAGTCAGAGTTCATTGGTTAAGTAAGTACGCCTCGGGTCAGAGTTCAGCTGCAGTTGAAGTAAGCGTGGCTTGGGGTCAGTCAGAGTTCAATTGTGGTTAAGTAAGTTCGACCTTGAGTCAGAGTTCAactgcagttgaagtcaccgtgGCCTGGGGTCAGTCAGAGTTCATTGGTTAAGTAAGTTCAACCTTGAGTCAGAGTTCAACTGCAGTTTAAGTAAACGTGGCCTAGGGTCAGTCAGAGTTCAATTGTGGTTAAAGTGTGAACTTGGGTCAGATTTCAACTGCAGTTGAAGTAAACGTGACCTGGGGTCAGTCAGAGTTCATTGGTTAAGTAAGTGTGACCTTGAGTCAGAGTTAACTGCAGTTTAAATAAGTGTGGCCTGGGGTCAGTCAGAGTTCAATGGTTAAGTAAGTGCGACCTCGGGTCAGAGTTCAACTGCAGTTTAAATAAGCATGGCCGAGGGTCAGTCAGAGTTCAATTGTGGTTAAGTAAGTGGGACCTTGGGTCAGAGTTCAGCTGCAGTTGAAGTAAGCGTGGCTTGGGGTCAGTCAGAGTTCAACTGCAGTTGAAGTCACTGTGGCTTGGGGTCAGTCAGAGTTCAATGGTTAATTAAGTGCAACCTCGGGTCAGAGTTCAACTGCAGTTTAAGTAAGCGTGGCCTGGGGTCAGTCAGAGTTCAATGGTTAATTAAGTGCAACCTCGGGTCAGAGTTCAACTGCAGTTTAAGGAAGCGTGTCCTGTGGGGGTCAGTCAGAGTTTAATTGCCTCTCCTCTTTTCTCGGATTTCTCGGCAGGGCGACGATGGATGGCTCGGAGGCCTCGGAGACCTTCGTCCACCAGACACACATCATGTCGGCCCTCTCGTCCCTCTTCAAGAGCGAGGAGCTCTGCGACGTGCGGCTGGCGGTCAACGGAGGGGCCCCGCTGCCGGCCCACCGCTTCGTGCTGGCGCTGGGCAGCGCCGTCTTCCGGGCCATGCTGTCGGGCGAGCGCTGGGCGGACGGGCGACGGGGGACGGTGGAGCTGacggaggaggagggggcggccGCCTGCTTCGAGGACTTCCTGCGCTACCTCTACACCGGCCGCATCGCCGTGGGGGTGGACAACGTCTTCGCCGTGCACGGCCTGGCGGAGAAGTACGATGTGGCGCCGCTGCGCCGGGCCTGCGAGCAGTTCCTGCTGGACAACGTGGCCCAGGCCGGCGCCCTGGATCTGGCGCTGGCCTGGCACCGCTACGCCCGCTTCGTGGGCTTCGCCCGGCTGGAGGAGGCCTGTGACACCTTCGTGGCCTGGAACCTGGACGCGGTGATGCGCTCGCCGGACTGGCTGGCCCTGGAGGAGAGCCAGATGGAGGCCCTGCTGCGCCGCTCGGACCTGGTGGTGGAGAGCGAGTTCGCCCTGTGCCAGGCGGTGCTGCGCTGGCTGGACCGCCGGCCCCAGGCCGCCGCCCGGGCCCTGCTGGCCCACCTGCGCTTCCCCATGATGAGCCCCGACGAGCTGGCCGCCCTGCGAACCAGCCCACTGGCCCCCCGGGCCCTGCTGGAGGACCTGCTGGCCCAGAGCCTGGGCCTGCACCAGGACAGCTGCCTGACCAAGGAGCACGTGGGGCGCCTGCACGGGGCAGAGTCCTGCCCCCTGCGCCAGCGCCTCTACACTGCCAAGGCCTGCGGCAGCCCCTGGCAGCTGGACTTCTTCAGCTCCATGACCAAGACGGTCCTGTGCAAGGAGTTCGCCACCACCAACTTCCGGGTGCAGTCCAAGTGGTTTGTCACCTTCCACCCCAAGGGCGAGCGGCTGGTGGTGCAGGAGGAGCGGCCAGTGCGCGGAAGCGTCCGCCTGCCCGCCCCGCCCGGCGCCAAGCGGCGCTGCACCTGCCCCGGCCTCTACGAGCGGGTGCTCAAGGACAACAACCGGGCGGCCCTCCACTGCAAGATCATCCGCTGCCACTCCAGCAGCCGGGCGACCCACGAGCACCAGATAGCCGTCCTCTTCTACCGCTTCCTAGCCGGCCGCTGGCTGGTGTGCGACCTCAAGaccttcaacatccctcactGGCAGGACGTCAAGATCGACGACCTGCTGCCCGCCGCTGAGAGGGGGAAGTACGTCAGCCGGGTCAACGACACCATGACCCTCCACTTCATCGGCCAGACAAACTGGAAAAAAATTTAGCCCGCTCTCGGGAGGGttgagctcgctctctctctctctctctctctcctttcacccacacacacgcacacactctctctctctctctctgtctctgtctctcgctctctctcctgctctctctctcccgctctctctctcccgctctctctctcctgctctctctctctctctctctcccgctctctctctctctcccgcgctctctctcccactctctctctctctctcccgctctctccctctctcctgctttctctctatctccctttctctctatatccctcttgttttctgtctcgctgtctctgcctctctctcggtgTTGCACTCTCCCTCTATGTCTCGCTCACTGTccgcctcacgctctctctctccgtctcgctccatctcgtgctctctctctctgtcgtgctctctctcactctctctgtcgcgctctctctctctgtcgcgctctctgtcGCGCTCAGTTTCTGTCGCGCTCAgtttctgtcgcgctctctctgtcgcgctctctctgtcgcgctctctctgtcgcgctctctctgtcacgctctgtcgtgctctctctctgtcacactctgtagcactctctctctgtcacgctctctctatcgcgctctctctgtcgtgctctctctccctgtcgcgctctctctctctgtcgcgctctctctctctgtcgcgctctctctctctgtcgcgctctctctctctgtcgcgctctgtctctctgtcgcgctctctctctgtcgcgctctctctctgtcgcgctctctctgtcgcgctctctctctctgtcgcgctctctctctctgtcgcgctctctctctctgtcgcgctctctctctctgtcgcgctctctctctgtcgcgctctctctctctgtcgctctctctctctgtcgcgctctctctctctgtcgcgctctctctctctgtcacgctctctctgtctgtcgcgctctctgtctgtcgcgctctctctctgtcgcgctctctctctgtcgcgctctctctctgtcgcgctctctctctgtcgcgctctctctctgtcgcgctctctctctgtcgcgctctctctctgtcgcgctctctctctgtcgcgctctctctctgtcgcgctctctctctctgtcgcgctctctctctgtcgcgctctctctctgtcgcgctctctctctgtcgcgctctctctctgtcgcgctctctctctgtcgcgctctctctctgtcgcgctctctctctgtcgcgctgtctgtctgtcgcgctgtctgtctgtcgcgctctctctctgtcgcgctctctctctgtcgcgctctctctctgtcgcgctctctctctgtcgcgctctctgtcgcgctctttctctctgtgtctttcaatCTGTGTCTCTCAATCTTGTCTCTcaatctgtgtctctctgtgtctgtgtctctctctctgtgtctctcgctgtctctctctctctctctctctggctctctaccTTGCATTTtctctggctgtgtctctatctctctctctcccgctctgtttgtctctctgtctgtcagtcactttgtctctctttctctttctctctctgtctgtctgccacttcctctctgtctttctctctctctctttctctctctctctctctctttctctctctctgtgtatctctccctctcctgctgggcATTTACTcagtgtctaaccccgtgctttacctgtcctgggagtgtttgatggggacaatgtggagggagatttactctgtatgtaaacctgtgctgtacctgtcctgggagtgtttgatggggacggtgtagagggagatttactctgtatctaaccccgtgctgtacctgtcctgggagtgtttgaaggggacaaagtggagggagatttactctggatGTTAcccaatgctgtacctgtcctggaaatgtttgatggggacggtgtagagggagctttactgtgtatctaaccccgtgctgtacctgtcctgggagtgtttgatggggacggtgtgagggaactttactctgtatctaaccccgtgctgtacctgtcctgggagtgtttgatggggacggtgtgagggaactttgctctgtatctaaccccgtgctgtacctgtcctgggagtgtttgatggggacggtgtagagggagatttactctgtatctaacaccgtgctgtacctgtcctgggagtgtttgatggggacggtgtagagggagctttactctgtatctaaccccgtgctgtacctgtcctgggagtgtttgatgtggacagtgtagagggagctttactctgtatctaaccccgtgctgtacctgtcctgggagtgtttgatggggacagtgtagagggaattttactctgtatctaaccccgtgctgtacctgtcctgggagtgtttgatggggacggtgtagagggagatttactctgtatctaaccccgtgctgtacctgtcctgggagtgtttgatggggacggtgtagagggagctttactctgtatctcaccccctgctgtacctgtcctgggagtgtttgatggggacggtgtagagggagctttactctgtatttaaccccatgctgtacctgtcctgagagtgtttgaaggggacaatgtggagggagatttactctgtatattacccaatgctgtaccagtcctgggaatgtttgatggggacggtgtagagggagctttattctctatctaaccccgtgctgtacctgttctgagagtgtttgatgaatACAGtttaaagggagctttactctgtatctaacctcgtgctgtacctgtcctgggagtgtttgatggggacagtgttcctctagaacactagggtacagtacaggtggggacagatctgtcactgtataacactggggtacagtactggtggggacgggtatgtcactgtataacactggggtacagtactggtggggacgggactgtcactgtataacactggggtacagctctggtggggacgggtctgtcactgtataacacaggtacagtgGTTTGGACAGgtctcactataacactggggtacagtgctggtggggacgggtctgtcactgtataacactggggtacagtactggtggggatgggtctgtcactgtataacactggggtacagtactggtggggacaggtctcactataacactggggtacagtgctggtggggacgggtctgtcactgtataacactggggtacagtactggtggggatgggtctgtcactgtgtaacacaggggtacagaactggtggggacaggtctgtcactgtataacactggggtacagtactggtggggacaggtctgtcactgtataacactggggtacagtactggtggggatgggtctgtcactgtataacactggggtacagtactgatgtggacaggtctgtcactgtataacactggggtacagcactggtggggatggaactgtcagtgtataacactgggatacagcactggtcgggacaggtctgtcactgtataacactggggtacagtactgatgtggacaggtctgtcactgtataacactggggtacagtactggtgggaacaggtctgtgactgtataacactggggtacagtactgatgtggacaggtctgtcactgtacaacactcgggtacagtactgttggggacgggtctgtcactgtataacactggggtacagtactgttggggacgtgtctgtcactgtataacagtggggtacagtactggtggagacgggtctgtcactgtataacaatggggtacagtactggtggggttgggtctgtcactgtataacactggggtacagtactggtggggactggtctgtcactgtataacactggggtacagtactggtggggatgggtctatcactatataatactggggtacagtactggtggggatgggtctatcactataacactggggtacagctctggtggggatgggtctgtcagtgtatagcactggggtacagtactgatgtggacaggtctgtcactgtataacactggggtacagtactggtggggatgggtctgtcactgtataacactggggtacagtactggtggggatgggtctgtcagtgtataacactggggtacagtactggtggggacggtctgtcactgtataacactggggtacagtactggtggttacagctttgtcactgtataacagtggggtacagcacttggggggacgggtctgtcagtgtatatcactggggtacagtactggtggggacggtctgtcactgtataacactggggtacagcacttggggggacgggtctgtcagtgtataacactggggtacagtactggtggggacggtctgtcactgtataacactggggtacagtactggtggttacagctttgtcactgtataacagtggggtacagcacttgtggggacgggtctgaggTGTATAACCCTGGAGTACATCCcttgtggggacgggtccgtcagtgtataacactggggtacagtactggtggggacgggtctatcactataacactggggtacagctctggtggggatgggtctgtcagtgtatagcactggggtacagtactgatgtggacaggtctgtcactgtataacactggggtacagtactggtggggatgggtctatcactatataacactggggtacagtactggtggggatgggtctatcacgataacactggggtacagctctggtggggatgggtctgtcagtgtatagcactggggtacagtactgatgtggacaggtctgtcactgtataacactggggtacagtactggtggggatgggtctgtcactatataacactggggtacagcacttggggggacgggtctgtcagtgtataacactggggtacagtactggtggggacgggtctgtcactgtataacactggggtacagtactggtggggacggtctgtcactgtataacactggggtacagtactggtggggacaggtctgtcactgtataacactggggtacagtactggtggggacggtctgtcagtgtataacactggggtacagtactggtggttacagctttgtcactgtataacagtggggtacagcacttgtggggacgggtctgtcagtgtataacccTGGAGTACATCCcttgtggggacgggtccgtcagtgtataacactggggtacagtactggtggggacagatctgtcactgtacaacactggggtacagtactggtgtgaacaggtctgtcactcgaTAACAGTGGGGTATAGCACTTGTGGGGATGGGACTATcaatgtataacattggggtacagtactggtggggacaggtttgtcactataacacttgggtacagtggtggggcaggtctgtcactttataacactggggtacagtactggtggggacgggtctgtcactgtataacactggggtacagtactggtggggacgggtctgtcagtgtataacactggggtaccgtaatggtggggatgggtctgttactgtataacacgggtacagtactggtggggacgggtctgtcagtgtataacactggggtacagtactggtggggatgggtctgttactgtataacacgggtacagtacttgtggggacaggtctgtcagtgtataacactggggtacagcactggtggggacgggtctatcactgtataacactggggtacagtactggtggggacgggtctatcactgtataacactgctgtacagtactggtggggcaggtctgtcactgtataacactggggtacagcactggtggggacaggtctgtcactgtataacactggggtacagcactggtggggacaggtctgtcactgtataacagtggggtacagtactggtggggacaggtctgtcactgtataacagtggggtacagcactggtgtggacaggtctatcagtgtataacactggggtacagtactggtggggacgggtctgtcactgtataacactggggtacagtactggtggggacaggtctatcagtgtataacactgaggtacagtactggtggggacgggtctgtcactgtataacactggggtacagtactggtaggggtgggtctgtcactgtataacactggggtacagcactggtggggacgggtctgtcactgtataacagtggggtacagtactggtggggacgggtctgtcactgtataacactggggtacagcactggtgtagacaggtctgtcactgtataacactggggtacagtactggtgtggacagatctgtcactgtataacactggggtacagtactggtggggacaggtctatcagtgtataacactggggtacagcacaggtggggacaggtctgtcactgtataacagtggggtacagtactggtggggacagctctgtcactgtataacagtggggtacagtgctggtggggacgggtctgttactgtatagcactggggtacagtgctggtggggtcgggtctatcactgtataacactggggtacagtactggtgggaacagatctgtcactgtataacagcggggtacagtactggtggggacagctctgtcactgtataacagtggggtacagtgctggtggggacgggtctgtcactgtatagcactggggtacagtgctggtggggtcgggtctatcactgtataacactggggtacagtactggtgggaacagatctgtcactgtataacagtggggtacagtacttgtggggacacatctggcactgtacaccagtggggtacagcactggtggggacagatctgtcactgtataacactggggtacagtactggtggagacgggtctatcagtgtataacactggggtacagtactggtggggacaggtctgtcgctgtataacagtggggtccagcacaggtggggacaggtctgtcactgtataacagtggggtacagtactggtggggacagctctgtcactgtataacagtggggtacagtgctggtggggactggtctgtcactgtataacactggggtacagtgctagtggggacgggtctgtcactgtatagcactggggtacagtgctggtggggtcgggtctgtcaccttataacactggggtacagtactggtgggaacagatctgtcactgtataacagtggggtacagttctggtggggacagatctggctctgtataacactggggtacagtactggtggggaccggtctatcactgtataacaccggggtactttactggtggggacgtgtctgtcactgtataacagtggggtacaatactggtggggacagatctgtcactgtataacagtgggatacagtactggtggggatgggtctgtcactgtataacagtggggtacagtactggtggggacaggtctgtcactgtataacactggggtacagtactgttggggacgtgtctggcactgtataacagtgggatACAGTAATATCCAACCCTCGTCCAACATCACTTTAAGGCATGTTCCATTCATGCTGTGCACTTCTGTTACCGGGACCTTGGCTTTGAGAAACCGactcggggagagggagagagagaaaaagaggtgcGGACATGCTACTGTGCACATCCACCATGACTGGTGCAGGACAGGATTTTGCCCGTGACTAGTGTTTGAATAACCGTGAGACTTATTCCTTCCCCGTttatcctccctcccccacccaccatctttCCAGTTCCGAACCCCTGAGCAAGTTCCGAGTCAGCGCTCGCCAGAGACGGAGATCCAGACAACCAGCAGTGCACACCTCCAACGCGAGTGCAGCGGGACAGGTGTATCTCCACGACCAGACAGCAGAGGGAGAGGTACCCGACACCCTGCAGTGCACACCTCCACCACGAGTGCAGCAGGACAGATCCATCTCCACGACcggagagcagagggagaggtCCCCGACACCCTGCAGTGCACGCCTCCACCGTGAGTGCAGCGGGACAGGTCCATCTCCACGATGGGACACCAGAGACAGAGATCCACGACACCCTGCATTGCACACCTCCACCGCGAGTGCAGCGGGACAGGTCCATCTCCACGACGGGACACCAGAGGGGGAGATCCACGACACCCTGCAGTGCGCACCTCCAACGCGAGTGcagcgggacagggacagggacctgGACACGGGACAGGGGCGCAGCTGCACAGCGACGGCTGTGGGGACGGGGATTCCCCCCTCGGGTTGCCTCTGGGATCCCCCTCCGGCTCCTTTGCGGGGTTTGCGATGTTGGGACCCTCCCTCCACCGGTGCGTGCGGGGAGCAAGACGGAGctcgctgtgtgtgtgcggtggggggggggtgcccagAAGTGCGTCGGACCTCGCGATAGACTTAGCTGGGTGGGCACGCCGTCTGCTGCGGTGGAcctctctttctgctcctgttGTAATGTTACGCATTGACCCGATGGATAGCACTGAATGTACTTGGTGACTTGATTAAAATGTGACGAGAGAGACCGGTTCAACTTGTCTCTGTGGGGgatgcgggtgggtgggtgggtggggtgctaaTGGAGGCGTGACAGATGTTAGAAATGCCCATTTAGAcattctctgcccccccctcccccactcacctctCACCTCCtctttaccccccaccccccaccaagcctgtcacacaggaacaaggggaagccattcagcccctctcaagctTGTtaaacagcaacaggaggaggccctttcATCCCCCTCTCCAGTCTGTATACAGCATCagaactccagcccctacaccgctccctatctctctaacctcctccagcccctacacccctccctatctctgtaacctcctccagcccctacacccctccctatctctgtaacctcctccagcccctacacccctccctatctctgtaatctcctccagcccctacaccgctccctatctctctaacctcctccag
This genomic window from Carcharodon carcharias isolate sCarCar2 chromosome 40 unlocalized genomic scaffold, sCarCar2.pri SUPER_40_unloc_8, whole genome shotgun sequence contains:
- the LOC121275051 gene encoding BTB/POZ domain-containing protein 17-like, which produces MDGSEASETFVHQTHIMSALSSLFKSEELCDVRLAVNGGAPLPAHRFVLALGSAVFRAMLSGERWADGRRGTVELTEEEGAAACFEDFLRYLYTGRIAVGVDNVFAVHGLAEKYDVAPLRRACEQFLLDNVAQAGALDLALAWHRYARFVGFARLEEACDTFVAWNLDAVMRSPDWLALEESQMEALLRRSDLVVESEFALCQAVLRWLDRRPQAAARALLAHLRFPMMSPDELAALRTSPLAPRALLEDLLAQSLGLHQDSCLTKEHVGRLHGAESCPLRQRLYTAKACGSPWQLDFFSSMTKTVLCKEFATTNFRVQSKWFVTFHPKGERLVVQEERPVRGSVRLPAPPGAKRRCTCPGLYERVLKDNNRAALHCKIIRCHSSSRATHEHQIAVLFYRFLAGRWLVCDLKTFNIPHWQDVKIDDLLPAAERGNSEPLSKFRVSARQRRRSRQPAVHTSNASAAGQVYLHDQTAEGEVPDTLQCTPPPRVQQDRSISTTGEQRERSPTPCSARLHRECSGTGPSPRWDTRDRDPRHPALHTSTASAAGQVHLHDGTPEGEIHDTLQCAPPTRVQRDRDRDLDTGQGRSCTATAVGTGIPPSGCLWDPPPAPLRGLRCWDPPSTGACGEQDGARCVCAVGGGCPEVRRTSR